From a region of the Helianthus annuus cultivar XRQ/B chromosome 5, HanXRQr2.0-SUNRISE, whole genome shotgun sequence genome:
- the LOC110943281 gene encoding receptor-like protein kinase ANXUR1, whose product MFTGSSGETLSLFPTGLACPHFPISEILLVTQNFNDELVIGQGGFGKVYKGTLKNGTKSVVAIKRLDAGSAQGPTEFWAEVEMLSMLRHCNLVPLIGYCNDNREMILVYEYMPNGTLEDHLHKLHTPLSFSQRLKMYDNWAAKISDFGLSKISPIDKLSTGVNTLIKGTFGYFDPNYFSTGRLTRKSDVFSFGVILLEVLCKKRAMDSSLDEEQWSLVEWAQDFMKGGKLKDIIDPYLKGEISRKCLNGYAKLVDGCLHRSPKQRITMRL is encoded by the exons ATGTTTACAGGATCGAGCGGAGAGACCTTGTCATTGTTTCCAACTGGACTAGCTTGTCCTCACTTTCCAATTTCTGAGATTCTATTAGTCACCCAAAATTTCAACGACGAATTGGTCATTGGGCAAGGTGGATTCGGGAAAGTTTACAAAGGCACACTGAAAAATGGAACAAAATCTGTTGTGGCTATCAAGCGGTTGGATGCTGGTTCTGCTCAGGGGCCCACTGAGTTTTGGGCTGAGGTTGAGATGCTATCTATGTTGCGACATTGTAACCTGGTGCCTTTAATTGGTTATTGCAATGATAACCGAGAAATGATTCTTGTTTATGAGTATATGCCTAACGGAACCCTTGAAGATCATCTACACAAGCTTCACACACCTTTATCTTTTTCACAAAGGCTCAAGATGT ATGACAACTGGGCAGCAAAAATTTCAGACTTTGGATTGTCTAAAATAAGCCCTATAGATAAGCTATCAACCGGCGTGAATACTCTAATCAAAGGAACATTTGGGTATTTTGATCCAAATTATTTCTCAACTGGCAGACTAACTAGGAAGTCTGATGTGTTTTCCTTTGGAGTGATTCTGTTGGAAGTGCTATGCAAGAAACGGGCAATGGATAGTAGTCTTGATGAGGAACAATGGAGTTTGGTTGAATGGGCGCAAGACTTTATGAAAGGAGGGAAACTAAAGGACATCATTGATCCATATTTAAAGGGGGAAATTTCACGCAAATGCTTGAATGGATATGCAAAACTGGTGGACGGATGTTTGCATAGGAGTCCAAAGCAACGTATTACAATGAGGTTGTGA